From the genome of Leptospira koniambonensis:
ATATTCTCGAGTGCGATCTTCAATCCTTCTAAGATATGAGCGCGTTTTTCAGCCTTATCTAGATCGAACTGAGTTCTACGAACGATTACTTCTTTTCTGTGGAGAGAATAAGCAACCAGGATCTCTTTTATATTAAAGATCTTAGGTTTATTATCCAAGATCGCAAGCATTGTGATCCCATAACTTACTTGTAATTGAGTAAGTTTCAGAAGTTGATTTAGAATTACTTGTGCATTTGCATCTTTTTTAATATGGATCTCTACTCTGATACCTTTTCTATCAGATAGATCTAAAATTTCAGAAATTCCTTCGACTTGTTTTTCGTTAACAAGCTCACCAATTCTTTCTAGAAGAGTCTTTTTATTTACTTGGTAAGGAATTTCGGTAACTACAATTACTTCTCTTCCTTTTTTATTCTCTTCGATCTCTACTTTGGAACGAATGCGGATTGAGCCTTTACCGGAATGGTATGCGGATAATAAACCTTCTCCGCCAATGATCGTACCACCAGTGGGGAAATCCGGGCCCGGCATTATTTTAAGAATTTCTGATATACTTACATCAGGATTTTTGATTACTGTGATAACAGCTTCAATTGTTTCTCTCAAGTTATGAGGAGGAATGTTTGTAGCCATTCCCACTGCAATTCCGGAAGAACCGTTTACTAGTAAGTTAGGAAAATTTGCAGGAAGTACATCTGGCTGCTGTTTGGTATCATCGAAGTTTGGAGAAAAATTTACAGTTTCCTTTTCAATATCTCTTAAAAGTTCTTCTGCAACTTTCGCAAGTCTTGCTTCTGTATATCGATATGCTGCAGGGTTGTCTCCGTCTATCGATCCGTAGTTTCCTTGCCCGTCAATAAGAGGAACCCTAAGAGAAAACTCTTGGACCATACGAACCAATGCATCGTATACGGAGCTATCTCCGTGAGGGTGATAATTACCTAATACTTCTCCAACGATTTTTGCACACTTAACGTAAGGACGGTCACTTCTCCAAGCCCTTTCGTTCATTGCATGTAGAATACGTCTGTGAACCGGTTTTAAACCGTCTCTTACGTCAGGAAGAGCTCTTCCCACAATTACGCTCATCGCATAACCGAGGTAGGCTTCCTTCATTTGGTCTTCGATCTCGACAGGAATTACCCTGACGCCGTTCTTCAATGCATCACCAATATCAGGACGGGAAGAAAGGCTGAATCCTAAAGTTTTTGTTTCGTTCTCTAGCTCTTCGCTCATTTTTATTTAGAATTTCCTATTACCAATATATTAAAGATCAAGGTTCGCAACTTTTGCAGCGTTGACCTCAATAAAGCGACGTCTCGGATTTACTTCGTCGCCCATAAGTATATTAAATGTATCTTCTGCTTCCACGTAATCATCTAGTTTTACTTTTAGAACGACTCGCTTTTCAGGATCCATTGTTGTTTCCCAAAGTTGCTCTGGATTCATCTCACCCAAACCTTTATATCGTTGAATGACTGCCTTTTCTGTTCCTAAAGATTTTAAATACTCATCCTTCTCTTTATCAGAGAATAAATAAGTAGATGTCTTACCGTGTTTGATCAAATACAGAGGAGGTTGTGCAACATATAGAAACCCTTTTTCGATGATAGGTTTCATATAACGAAAGAAGAATGTAAGAAGAAGTGTACGAATATGAGAACCATCTATATCCGCATCCGTCATAATAAAAACCTTATGATAACGAGCCTTATCTATATTGAATTCATCTTCGCCAATTCCAGTTCCTAATGCGGAAACTAAGGTACGAATTTCTTCATTACCAAGAATTTTATCTAAACGAGCCTTTTCTACGTTTAGGATTTTTCCTTTTAGAGGAAGAATTGCCTGGTAATGTCTATCTCTTCCTTGCTTAGCAGAACCACCCGCTGAGTCACCCTCTACAATATAAAGTTCAGAAGCAGCGGGATCTTTTTCGGAACAGTCCGCCAATTTTCCAGGAAGACCGCCGCCTTCTAATACTGACTTACGACGAGTTAGATCACGAGCTTTACGAGCGGCCTCACGAGCCTTAGCAGATAATATACATTTTTCTAATATCTTTTTAGTAATCGCAGGATTCTCTTCGAAGAAAAGAGAAAGACCTTCTCCAGTTAGAGTTTGCATGATCCCTTTGATCTCTGCGTTTACTAATTTTTCTTTTGTCTGGGAGTTAAACTGAGGCTGAGGAATTTTTACTGAAATTACAGCTGTGATCCCTTCTTTTAAATCCTCTCCAGATAATGCAGTGGGTTGTTTTTTTACGAGCTGCTGATCTTTCTTTAAGAAATCATTAAGTGTTCTAGTTAAAGCAGCACGAAAACCTTCTAAGTGAGTTCCACCCAAGTTATTATTAATATTATTGGTGAAACAAAAAATATTTTCAGAATATGTATCAGAGTATTGGATCGCGATCTCTGCGACCACATCGTCTTTATTTCTTTCGAAATGAATTGTTTTGTGAAGAGGATGTTTGTTTTCGTTTAGATATTCAACGAAAGAAACGATACCTCCATCAAATATGAACTCATGTTTTTCCGAGTCGGACTTTCTTTTGTCCTGAACGATAAGTTTTAAACCCTTATTCAAAAATGCCAATTCTCTAAAACGAGAAGTAAGCACGTCAAAATGGAATTCAGTAGTAGTAAAGATAGTTGCATCCGGTTTGAATCGAACAACAGTACCTCTTTCGGTAGTATCTCCAATCACGTTTACGGGACCTTGAGGCACACCTCTGGAATACTTTTGCTGATGGATCTTTCCATTTTGGTAAACTTCCACTTCCAATGATTCAGAAAGTGCATTAACTACAGATACCCCAACACCATGGAGTCCGCCGGAAACCTTATAGGCATCGTTCTCGAACTTACCACCGGCATGTAGGATGGTCATAACAACTTCGATTGTGGAGATATTTTTTTCCGGGTGAATGGCAACTGGGATTCCGCGCCCATTGTCCTTCACTTCTATTATATTATCAGGAAGAATGGAGATAGTAATGTCTGTACAATGGCCTGCCATTGCCTCGTCTACAGAGTTATCGACGACCTCATAGACCATCTTATGAAGACCGGTCTCATCTTGGGTCCCGATATACATTCCGGGGCGCTTACGTACAGCCTCTAATCCTTCTAGGATTTTGATCTGACCTGCGCTATAACTGCTTTCTGGTTGGCTCATTGGTCCTCCGGAATCTAGGAATAGTTTTCCTGAATTCGCTAAGGAGGCAAGGAAATTCGGCTTATTATTTAGAAAGAATGTCCTTCTCAGAGGAATTCAATCAGCTCTAAAAGTCTTTTTTTCGCAATGGGATCTGTTTCTTTTTCAGCTAAAGAAACTAGGTTTTGTTTGCCCTCCAATCCAGTTTTATCTGCGGTATATGAGGGGGATTTTTGTCTTTTAGGAGTGAGATTTCCTATCCTAATTTCAATTTTTTTTACTACATCTCTTCCTAGATAACGAGCGGAATAACTTAAGATTCTCTTTCTCATAAAAAGGATCTCTTGTTTGTATGCAGAGTGAACTGTTATGATGACCAACACATCACCGTGAACCGCAAATGGTTCTGAATGATTTGCATATACTGGACCTATTATGTCGACCCAGCGTTTAACTAAAGTTTGGACTGCAATCTTCTCCGCTAAACTTTCTTCAGTTAAGCCCAAACTTTGAAGAATATTTTTGAACTCCTGAGGATCAATTTTTTGTATCTTGGATTCTTCTTTCATTGATAAGGAGTGACTAATCCATTTTTGACTACAAAGATCTGTTTTTCATCTTCAAGTCTTCCCACATAGTCGGAGATACCTTCGAGGTCGGTGGTGGTAAAA
Proteins encoded in this window:
- the gyrB gene encoding DNA topoisomerase (ATP-hydrolyzing) subunit B, encoding MSQPESSYSAGQIKILEGLEAVRKRPGMYIGTQDETGLHKMVYEVVDNSVDEAMAGHCTDITISILPDNIIEVKDNGRGIPVAIHPEKNISTIEVVMTILHAGGKFENDAYKVSGGLHGVGVSVVNALSESLEVEVYQNGKIHQQKYSRGVPQGPVNVIGDTTERGTVVRFKPDATIFTTTEFHFDVLTSRFRELAFLNKGLKLIVQDKRKSDSEKHEFIFDGGIVSFVEYLNENKHPLHKTIHFERNKDDVVAEIAIQYSDTYSENIFCFTNNINNNLGGTHLEGFRAALTRTLNDFLKKDQQLVKKQPTALSGEDLKEGITAVISVKIPQPQFNSQTKEKLVNAEIKGIMQTLTGEGLSLFFEENPAITKKILEKCILSAKAREAARKARDLTRRKSVLEGGGLPGKLADCSEKDPAASELYIVEGDSAGGSAKQGRDRHYQAILPLKGKILNVEKARLDKILGNEEIRTLVSALGTGIGEDEFNIDKARYHKVFIMTDADIDGSHIRTLLLTFFFRYMKPIIEKGFLYVAQPPLYLIKHGKTSTYLFSDKEKDEYLKSLGTEKAVIQRYKGLGEMNPEQLWETTMDPEKRVVLKVKLDDYVEAEDTFNILMGDEVNPRRRFIEVNAAKVANLDL
- a CDS encoding DciA family protein, translated to MKEESKIQKIDPQEFKNILQSLGLTEESLAEKIAVQTLVKRWVDIIGPVYANHSEPFAVHGDVLVIITVHSAYKQEILFMRKRILSYSARYLGRDVVKKIEIRIGNLTPKRQKSPSYTADKTGLEGKQNLVSLAEKETDPIAKKRLLELIEFL